One Halobacterium sp. DL1 DNA window includes the following coding sequences:
- a CDS encoding dihydroorotase (catalyzes the formation of N-carbamoyl-L-aspartate from (S)-dihydroorotate in pyrimidine biosynthesis) encodes MKVIRNATLADGRTRDVRVGDHGRIDAVGESLDGETFVDAAGNLLLPGMIDVHVHFRQPGYGHKETWGSGSRSAAAGGVTTVVDQPNTDPATVTGAAFDEKADFAADSLVDWGINGGVTADWDPETLFDRPLFALGEVFLADSTGDMGIEAELFREACGIAASEDVVVTVHAEDADLFDTTAKEREDADAWSAYRTAEAEEAAVERAVRVGNEAGATVHVAHTSTPEGVDAANAGGATCEATPHHLFLSRDDLDELGTFGRMNPPLRSEERQEALFERLADGRIDVVATDHAPHTRGEKEASIWDAPSGVPGVETALPLLLQAASEGELTHERVRDVTAANPAAIFDLPQKGRVEAGRDADLVLVDPEDSREIRGADLHSNCEWTPFEGEQGVFPEWTMVRGTVVWDGDSFADHDGENVRE; translated from the coding sequence ATGAAAGTTATCCGGAACGCCACGCTCGCGGACGGCCGGACGCGGGACGTGCGCGTCGGCGACCACGGACGCATCGACGCCGTCGGCGAGAGCCTCGACGGTGAGACGTTCGTCGACGCGGCCGGCAACCTACTCCTCCCGGGGATGATCGACGTCCACGTCCACTTCCGGCAGCCGGGCTACGGCCACAAGGAGACGTGGGGGTCGGGGTCGCGTAGCGCGGCGGCGGGCGGCGTCACCACCGTCGTCGACCAGCCGAACACTGACCCGGCGACGGTGACCGGCGCGGCGTTCGACGAGAAGGCCGACTTCGCCGCCGACTCACTCGTCGACTGGGGCATCAACGGCGGCGTGACGGCCGACTGGGACCCCGAGACGCTGTTCGACCGGCCGCTGTTCGCGCTCGGCGAGGTGTTCCTCGCCGACTCCACGGGCGACATGGGCATCGAGGCCGAACTGTTCCGCGAGGCCTGTGGTATTGCGGCCAGCGAGGACGTCGTCGTCACGGTCCACGCGGAGGACGCCGACCTGTTCGATACGACGGCGAAAGAGCGCGAGGACGCCGACGCCTGGAGCGCCTACCGCACCGCCGAGGCCGAGGAGGCCGCCGTCGAGCGCGCCGTGAGGGTGGGGAACGAGGCGGGTGCGACCGTCCACGTCGCGCACACCTCCACGCCGGAGGGCGTCGACGCGGCGAACGCGGGCGGCGCTACCTGCGAGGCGACACCACACCACCTCTTCCTCTCGCGGGATGACCTCGACGAACTCGGAACGTTCGGGCGGATGAACCCGCCGCTGCGCAGCGAGGAGCGCCAGGAGGCGCTGTTCGAGCGACTGGCCGACGGCCGAATCGACGTGGTCGCGACCGACCACGCGCCCCACACCCGCGGGGAGAAGGAGGCGAGTATCTGGGACGCGCCGTCGGGCGTTCCGGGTGTCGAGACGGCGCTTCCGCTGCTGTTGCAGGCTGCCAGCGAGGGGGAACTCACGCACGAGCGCGTGCGGGACGTGACCGCCGCGAACCCCGCCGCTATCTTCGACCTGCCGCAAAAAGGGAGGGTCGAGGCGGGCCGGGACGCCGACCTCGTGCTCGTCGACCCCGAGGACTCCCGGGAGATCAGAGGCGCCGACCTCCACTCGAACTGCGAGTGGACGCCGTTCGAGGGGGAACAGGGGGTGTTCCCGGAGTGGACGATGGTCCGGGGAACGGTCGTCTGGGACGGCGACTCGTTCGCGGACCACGACGGCGAAAACGTCCGGGAGTGA
- a CDS encoding biotin/lipoate A/B protein ligase, whose amino-acid sequence MRVLRGRAADREADREATRDLMEFVREHGEPAVRVWAPGRQLAFGRRDANEDGYDDARAAAREHGFPPEERGVGGRAVAYTETTLAFARIEPVADVRTGLGERYDAMVADVVDALDAVGVDASEGEPPDSFCPGDHSVSADGKLAGVAQRVTKGAALTSGVLVVDDHEEIARVLADVYPALGVAFDPESVGSVAASGGDTERVRDELEDALVGDADPDVRWVRST is encoded by the coding sequence ATGCGAGTTCTGCGAGGGCGTGCCGCTGACCGCGAAGCCGACCGGGAGGCGACCCGGGACCTCATGGAGTTCGTGCGCGAGCACGGGGAGCCCGCGGTCCGCGTCTGGGCGCCGGGCCGGCAGCTCGCCTTCGGGCGGCGGGACGCGAACGAGGACGGCTACGACGACGCGAGAGCGGCCGCCCGCGAGCACGGCTTCCCGCCGGAGGAGCGCGGCGTCGGCGGGCGGGCCGTCGCGTACACGGAGACGACGCTGGCGTTCGCGCGCATCGAGCCAGTCGCGGACGTCCGGACAGGGCTGGGCGAGCGCTACGACGCGATGGTCGCGGACGTCGTCGACGCCCTCGACGCCGTTGGCGTCGACGCTAGCGAGGGCGAACCACCGGACTCGTTCTGCCCGGGCGACCACTCCGTCTCCGCAGACGGGAAACTGGCGGGCGTCGCCCAGCGCGTGACGAAGGGCGCGGCGCTCACCTCGGGCGTCCTCGTCGTCGACGACCACGAGGAGATAGCGCGCGTGCTCGCAGACGTCTACCCGGCGCTCGGCGTGGCCTTCGACCCCGAATCCGTGGGGAGTGTCGCGGCCAGCGGCGGCGACACCGAACGCGTCCGCGACGAACTGGAGGACGCGCTCGTCGGGGACGCCGACCCGGACGTTCGGTGGGTCCGCAGCACTTAG
- a CDS encoding Zn-dependent hydrolase, which yields MQVTYLSSAAIHIETEDADILCDPWLVDGAYYGSWCHYPEPAKGPEDFDDLDYIYISHIHPDHFDPATLRRMDTDIPVLIHDYRWDYLRDAIEDLGFEVIELAHDDRTQLKGDVHINVLAADGCDPELCGNFFGCTWYDTEAEKTGSTQVDSMAVIDDGDHVVVNTNDCPYPLVESTCEQVKEDYGSVDLLCHQYSAAQFYPQAVTNYTHEEMISERDRVIQEKHELALNFVDLFEPDYYMPFAGEYVLAGDLADLNQYTANPPREQAKAFFDEHTSEEHECVFLNTGEYVDLDAGEVSAPFEPLDKEARQEYIGEVLAERSFDYEADPMPTLDELEAYFPPAYEKLEGKRESIGFESDTTVLIPLVDDACLELSMNGEGYDVVHDVDTDDYDGWVKMDVDPRLLRRLFEGPHSAYWADAKIGSHLGISKVPDIYERGLYNCLGSFHTEGYDVDVDAKAETDATA from the coding sequence ATGCAAGTCACGTACCTGTCGTCTGCCGCCATCCACATCGAGACCGAGGACGCGGACATCCTCTGTGACCCGTGGCTGGTCGACGGCGCGTACTACGGATCGTGGTGCCACTACCCGGAACCGGCGAAGGGGCCCGAGGACTTCGACGACCTCGACTACATCTACATCTCGCACATCCACCCGGACCACTTCGACCCCGCGACGCTCCGCCGGATGGACACGGACATCCCCGTCCTCATCCACGACTACCGCTGGGACTACCTCCGTGACGCCATCGAGGACCTCGGTTTCGAGGTCATCGAACTGGCCCACGACGACCGCACGCAACTGAAGGGCGACGTCCACATCAACGTGCTCGCGGCGGACGGCTGCGACCCGGAGCTCTGCGGGAACTTCTTCGGTTGCACGTGGTACGACACGGAGGCCGAGAAGACGGGGTCGACCCAGGTCGACTCGATGGCGGTCATCGACGACGGCGACCACGTCGTCGTGAACACCAACGACTGCCCCTACCCCCTCGTCGAATCGACCTGCGAGCAGGTCAAGGAGGACTACGGGAGCGTCGACCTGCTCTGTCACCAGTACAGCGCCGCCCAGTTCTACCCGCAGGCGGTCACGAACTACACGCACGAGGAGATGATCTCCGAGCGCGACCGGGTCATCCAGGAGAAACACGAACTCGCGCTCAACTTCGTCGACCTCTTCGAACCGGACTACTACATGCCGTTCGCCGGTGAGTACGTCCTCGCGGGCGACCTCGCGGACCTGAACCAGTACACCGCGAACCCGCCCCGCGAGCAGGCGAAGGCGTTCTTCGACGAGCACACGAGCGAGGAACACGAGTGCGTCTTCCTGAACACCGGCGAGTACGTCGACCTCGACGCGGGGGAGGTGTCCGCGCCGTTCGAGCCACTCGACAAGGAGGCCAGGCAGGAGTACATCGGCGAGGTGCTCGCCGAGCGCTCGTTCGACTACGAGGCGGACCCGATGCCGACCCTCGACGAGCTGGAGGCCTACTTCCCCCCCGCCTACGAGAAACTCGAGGGAAAGCGCGAGAGCATCGGCTTCGAAAGCGACACGACGGTGCTGATTCCGCTCGTCGACGACGCCTGCCTCGAACTGTCGATGAACGGCGAGGGGTACGACGTCGTCCACGACGTCGACACCGACGACTACGACGGTTGGGTGAAGATGGACGTCGATCCCCGCCTGCTGCGCCGACTCTTCGAGGGGCCCCACAGCGCCTACTGGGCGGACGCGAAGATCGGCTCCCACCTCGGCATCAGCAAGGTCCCCGACATCTACGAGCGCGGTCTCTACAACTGCCTCGGCTCGTTCCACACCGAGGGGTACGACGTAGACGTCGACGCGAAAGCCGAGACGGACGCGACCGCGTAG